The DNA segment ttggattcatgccgctaaagcagtcccgtccactctgcaccagatggtcaagttcgaatgggatagacaggagatcgtcgtgcatggcgaagataacttgtgtgctcacagtgatgcctctCTCCCGTTCATTGaggctgaagatgacaaagggccttgggtctatcaagtttttgaaacgGTGCCGATCGAGAAAGTTTcagaagggaaatgtgttccaactccaaagataacctcCACGCCAATCATGATGGcttttgaaatgctgaaaaatggcttcGTGCCTGGTAAAGGTCTAGGTGCATCTCTACAGGGTATCATACAGCCAATGTCCCTCCCTGAAAATTTGGGTACTTTaggtcttggattcaaacctacagCGGCAGATGTGAAGAGGGCTTTAAACACAAGGCGTGGGCACTTCCAAAGCCCGTTACGcgtctctccaggtcttttgtcaagccgGGTGCCAGGAAATGCCCAGTGACGACAGTCCCAAGTTCTGTAGTTGACATTGATggggagttaattgaaaggttccagaggttgtttgattatgtgaacatggtagaaggtggagaaggttctagcaaagcggaCGTGCAGTTCGTCTGGCCAaatgtaaagcttaacaattggaaggctactcctctccctacccggaaggagtcttggtagtttgttttttttcctttctatctgggttattccagggttgtgacccagaCTTTTATTTTTCCGCTTGTTGATATACAAACCTTGTTAtcctttaatttcaatgaaatacaatttcccttttccatcattcATGATAgctcttatttttgtttttattttcttctttgtacaattctttttatgctggtttcaatgacatgacacgcatgaggaatcttcggcccagtctaaaaaatcaatctaattctaaaataataatccaagaaatagagtgtgatgatgaatcagaatatgatgaggatgaggcctttgaagagattagtaaagaactaaatcattttgaagaaaaacccaagcctaatctgaatgataccgaagcaatcaatctaggggacccagataatgttagagaaactaagataagtgtccatcttgaatcAAAAATtagggaagaaataattaaaggcattgtttgagtataaggatatttttgcatggtcgtatgatgacatgccaggcttgagtaccgatttggtggtccataaattgccaattgatccagcattccctcccgtcaagcagaagttgagagaattcaaaactgacatgagtgtgaagattaaagaagaggtcataAAGCAGATTGatacaaaggtcattcgggttacgCGGTATCCCatgtggttagccaatgtcgtgcctgtgccaaagaaagatggtaaaaccagagtgtgtgttgattaccgtgatctcaacaaagcaagtccaaaggacaatttTCCACTGTCGAATATCcacatcttgattgataattgtgccaagcacgagATTGGgttttttgtggattgttatgcggggtATCATCAAATTTTAATGGATGAGGCGGATgtggaaaagacagccttcatcacaccgtggggaaCATACTATTATCGGGTCATGACTGTTGGTTTGAAAAACAttagggcaacttacatgagggaaatgacaaccatattccatgacatgatacacaaggagatcgaggtttacgtggatgatgtgatcataaagtccaggaagtAGTTTGACCACGTCAGAGATTTAAGAAAGTTTTTTCAGAGGCTCCGCATGTACAATCTCAAACTCAACCCTGCAAAATGTGCGTTTGGTGTTCCATCGgggaaattgttgggattcatagtcattCGGTGGGGCATTGAATTGGAttcgtcaaagatcaaagctatccaggagtcaccaccgccaaagaataagaTTGAGGTGATACGCCTGCTAGGGAGGctaaactacatcagcaggtttattgcttagctcacgacaacttgtaagcccatctttaagctactaaagaaggatgttgtggttaaatggactgatgagtgccagGGAGCATTCGATAGGATCAAAGAGTATTTATCAAACCCACATGTGTTGGTCCCGCTGGAACCTgaaagacctttgattctttatctgacagtcttggataactcatttggttgtgtgttgggtcagcacgACATCACCAaaaggaaagagcaagccatctactatctcatcaagaagttcacatcttatgaggtcaagtatacttcccttgagaggacgtgttgttccctaacttgggtagcacagaagttgaagcattacttgtcttcctacactacttacctcatttctcgcctggatcctctaaagtatatctttcagaagcccatgcccacaggaaggctcgcaaagtgccagatcttgctcacagagtttgacatagtatatgtgactcggacggcgatgaaagcccaagccttgGCTGATCACTTGGACGAGAACCCGGTGGACAAaaaatatgaacctttgaagacttattttcctgatgaagaggtaatgcacattgacgaGGTCGAGAAGGAGGAAAAGCccgttggaaactcttctttgatggggctgctaacatgaaaggcattgggataggaGTTGTACTCATTTTTGAAACAGGGTAGCACTACCTTGTTATGGCTCTGCTTCGTTtatattgtaccaacaatatggctgagtacgaggcatgcattttgggtttaaggttagctgtagatatgggaatccaggaagtcttggtcttgggagactggaccttctggtgcaccagattgaaggagaatgggagacacatgatttaaagcttataccgtatctaCAATATTTGCATGATCTCTGTCAACGGTTTTGATCAATAGAATTCAAGCACATTCCAAgaattcataatgaggttgccgatgctttggctaccttggcatcgatgttgcaccatccggacaaatcTTATGTTAACCCTCTACATATTCAAGTTCGTGATTAGCATGCCTACTGTAATGtggttgaagaagaacttgatggtgaaccatggattcatgacatcagggagtatatcaggatgggggtgtatccagtacaagccacaagtaatcaaaagagaacaatttgtCATTTGGCAAGtgaatttttcttcagtggaggagttttgtacaaaagaactccagatcttggattattaagatgcatagatgctagacaagctatgaCCATCATGATCGAAGTGCATTCTGGagtctgcggaccgcatatgagtggatatgttctggcaaagaagattcttcgagcgggttattattggctcaccatggagcgagattgtatcagttttgtgcgaaaatgtcatcaatgtcaagtacacggagatttgattcattctacgccatctgaattgcacacaatgtctgcaccatggccctttgttgcttggggtatggatgtcatcggaccgaTTGAGctagcagcatccaatgggcacaggttcattctagtggccattgattatttcactaagtgggttaaagctaaaacattcaagtctgtgaccaagaaggcagtgatCGGTTTTATGCatgcaaatatcatttgtcggttcggaatcccaAGGGTAATCTGTTAAAAGTGGtaatcttaacagtcatctgatgaaagaggtatgtcaacagttcaagattacgcatcgcaattccaccccaaggcaaatggagcagtcgaggccgccaacaagaacataaagaagatacttcggaaaatggtgcagggttccaagcaatggcatgaaaagttaccctttacattattgggttatcgcactaccgttcgcatttcagtaggtgcaactcattatctgttggtatatggcactgaggcagtgATACCTGTGGAAGTTGAAATTCTATCCCTTCGAATCATTGCCGAAGCCGAAATTGataatgatgagtgggtcaaaacctgtctggagcaattgagtttgattgatgagaaatgATTGtcagcagtatgccatggccagttgtattaaaagagaatggcaagggcatacaacaagaaggtgcttccccggaaatttgaagtgggtcagcaagtattgaaacgcatccttccataTCAGGctaaagcaaaaggcaagtttgccccaaattggcaggggccgttcatcataacgagagtgttgtccaatggtgctttgtatttaatagatatagaaggcaattgtgtagatatggctatcaattctgatgcagttaaaagatattatgtatgatttttttggtttaaattgtgtttgtttgtacttggaatgttttgaagattggaatgacgaaggtattttattctgctatctaaacactttatcctttgttacccctttgagccttatttatttcctttcatacccctctttttggaatcagtagcaaagttcagaaataCGAGCGCAAAAGGTgagtaaagaagaaaaagagaaaataaaagagaaaagaggaagaagaatggaaaagagtgaaaaaacagaagagaaaagaaaagaaaagaaaagaaaaaaagataagaaaagaaaagaaaaggaaaaagagagaaagaaaaaaaagagaaaaaccacaacaacaaagtaattcctatgacatgaactacgtttgacctgattccttttaaggatatgtaggcagccttatggttcggtcccatcaaaataaaaattcaaaagttcccgagcaaagaaattggggcagaagttgtggttgttataaGAAAtctaattccaaaagttgtaatgttAAACTCATCCAagttgtttttgagcctttgtgatactttttctttctaaccctgtccaaaagcccatactacggtccaaagaaagaccttccgaccagtctttgagagatgccaagtcaagcaagtataggtaattcatgtcaggggcaacactccattTTGAgcaggaaaaaatgaaaaaaattagagagtcttattggtgaaaacccttacgggcaccgtaaggcaatgggAAGCTgagagtgtgagcacgtgatttttgccctacgagaactactcccaaaaattcaaaataaaatgatttttgtgttgtttgtgatttatttgtatttttgtctgtgcatggttatttctactttaattaagaaaaatacaaaaatatgtgttgcatgggaatttaggatataattttacaatttaggattaattaaacagtaatttgttttacgaaaatgaaTAAAATCGAAAAATAACATACTTCGCATTTTTAGGgtttaatgtcaaaattgtgtaactatctttgtatttaattttgtgtgacaattattattaagggttaattagtattcTTTAAAGTTAATTTTGAGTTTTGGTAAttagaaatcaaaaagaaaataaaagaagaaagaaggaacaagagaagaagagttaaaaatCGGACTAGGCtggtttttaaaagaaagtttCAGGCCCAATGTCACACCCCAACCCATGCCCAAACCGGCTGGTTTCAGAGacaaatcaaacgacgtcgtttagtaacattcaatctaggccgttgatctcaactgatcaaacggtcccaaagccTTGACCCAACCCGACCCCGACCCATCACTCCAATACCCGGTCTAACCCGATACCCTCACAAAAACCAAAAGACACCGTCTTTTTTAAGTGAgttgatccaagccattgatctcaattgatctaaTGGCTAAGATCAAATCGTTTGCCCCCATATATAAGTCCAAACCATacccccccccaaaccaaaccccccatCGCCCCATCATCTCTCTCAGACCCTTCAGAGAcgccccccccaaaccctagctgccctCTTTCCCTTCGCCTGAAAACCCGGCGGCGTCAGCTCCGATAGCCGTGAAATTTACACCACcgaacctcctaaccaccctaAACACAGATccctacccctttaacctcgaatcatcccggtttagctcgaatcttcaatcgaagaatcgagcaaaaccctaaacctacccaACCAGTCCCAGGTTCACACCCCAACTCCACCTGACCCCCTCGTCCCAAATCCTATGTTAGTCTTGCTCAAATCAAGCCGGAACTGGACGAATCCTAAATCGACTAAACGAGCCCTAGAAGAACAAAACCTAGGAATCGATACAAAATATTTGAGGTCTTAACTGACTTTAGtcaagtgttctcagtcgagaacactcgattaaggtccgttttggcttcaaaGTCTCAAGACGAATTTCAAACTGAAACGGATGGGGTTTGTCCTGGAAGTTTTGAggtatttccttttgttttccttttccttctgttgtttgttttattttgactgaGTAGTTCGTCATTTTCGTCAAGTAGTTCTTCCTACTCTTTCGGACCCTTTTCTTGGTCCAGTTTCCTTTTGTTGATTAACATGGGTTATAAAcagtttcgtcgattaatccaTTCATGTCTGTAGTTTAGTAGTTCTCGTCAAGTTGTTTGGTGCCGTTTGTTTTGTTTTCAGCTGTAGGGTTCCATTCAGTATATCCTCAGGGTCCCTATATTTTGTGTTTAAGGCTAGTTTAGAACTATGAATATTGGTTCGAATTGCTTCATTTCATGCGATGTTTGGTTCCCTTTTCTTTGTTGTTTGTCATTTTGCACATGAGTTCagtttgtttgtcgattcagtaCGTTTACAGTGATCATTCCTtctgcctaagtttgatttataatTATGAATGTAGTCAGTTAATCCATGTACATGTGCATCTTAGCAGCTTTGCATCAGTCTGCTATTTGATCTAATCTGAGTTCTGAGTTCGAACTGCTAGGTGAATTGAATTAAATTGGTTATGGCTGCTGTAGTTTACTGATTAATTAGgaattagtttagttatctaattaaggagattggttatagctgatggatttggtacagattgaaagggtTTGAGGTAGGATAGTAGTTCAGGGCATTCAGGAGGGTAGTTTGggatttgaaaagtttgaaatgGTTAATGAGAGTGGTCTGACTGTAAAGGTGCCAATATAACCATTAAACTAGTGTATTGTCCCATAATAGTGGGATGAGAATCAATAATAGTATGAGAGGTTTATTGGGAGTAATTAAAGTAAAAAGTACTCATAACATGTGAATTAATTATTGAAACGGGACATatagtagtggggaacaagggaattaaataaagaaaagacaagagtagtggggaacaagtgaattaaaaagagaacaagATATGTAGTAGTGGTtgaggaatatcatgggcagaaatacTTTCTTAATTAGCTTAATGCTCCTAAGAGCTGGAAAGTTAATAAAAGTTGGGCTATAAATGAGAGGAGCTGGACACAGTTTAAAGGGGGATCTTTTGGAGTCTGGTCTGGGTTTTTTCTTTTGGGCAGACCTTAGAAGAGAAAAGCAatctgaaaaaagaaagaaaagagttcaAAGTTTGAATACAAACAGGTTTCGAGATAGCTTAAGATGCGTTTGGGTGTAGCGTTGCCGTAGTGTTTTTTTTCTGATTTCATTTCTGAGGTCGCTTGAGCTGTTTAAGTTTGAGTGTTCTAGTTTCAGCTGGTTTTAAATCCACCTGGGTTTGTTGTATATGTTACTGGGCTGTTGGTGGATTGCTGTTTGTATTGCTGCTCGTATTACTGTTGTGCTGATGCTGACTGctcttccttcttttgttctgTTTTTTTCCAATCCAGGTACATATCCTGTAACCTCGAATTTGTGGACATGAAGTAAAATGCTGAATGAATCTCTGTTGATATGTCTTTCGTGGTCCATGTAGTATAAAATTCCAGTAGAATTTTCGTTTGTAACTATGGTTGATTTCTCGGGCACGTTATATTTCATATATGCCTTAGACTTTCACTAGATTTTTATTTGTAACTAAAATTGGATTGTTTGGATTATTGGACTATGATTATTCATTAGACTTAGTATAGTTTAGTTTGCttttgtgtagtttaattttttcttttaaattaaaaatagctagAACAGGAAACTGCTCTTAGGAGCTATGATTTTCATTCGTATTCACAATTGGAAATTCAAACTATTGTGAGTAATTAGCAGAAAATATTGGTTGTAGTGTTAAGTAGATTCAGACCTGATAAGTAAGTTACTGATTGGAACTTGATTTTAAAATGGATTATAGGCTCCTACTAGTGTAAGATCAGGCATTCTTTGTTTTTTAAATGCATTAGATAGTTCATTTGCGGATATAAGTCACAAACAGAGAAATCCTTAGGATGTAGCGATCTGAAATTGATATGGGTTTTAGGAGTAAGAGTTCAGCATGTTTGGTCAACCCTACACAACTCAGGTGACTATGCGTAGGATAATTGAACTCGAAAGTTGGCATGTTAATTTGAATTTAGAATTGATCATTTGTTTGCCAATAATTAGGCCGTTGtgaataaaatcagtaggccaAGATTCAAATAAAATCAGTGGGAGATCAGGGCTCAATTGAGGGCCTAAACGTGACTGCTTCTGCTCAAATCGGACTTGGGCCTGACTCTACTTAAGGCCCAACGTCAGTCGGCCCTTCCCTTTCTTAAAGTTGACAATTTTTCCTTCCTTCGGGCTGCCTTTGAGGCCCAACCTACTGAAAATCTTAGTGTGCTCACTAAAGCTTTTTATTCGATATGGTGATGTAATACTCTCAATGATGGTTTATTAATAATGTTAATTAATTAGGACCTTTCTTTTATCTGTAGAGACAATAAAAGTAGAAAATCATAGTCTCTTTAGGATTGGCCTTTAAATAAtagatgagatgagcctcgccaaataaacgcataaattgcggggccctcaataaatggtaaaaatgaaacatttaaaattcgggatgggccgtttagtgaatttcacggccctccctaaagataataacgcgctagtcattTTAGATGCgctttttaataatttactttcttaaaactcggatgcacatttatgtgaccaaatccaaatctcaacggagttgaaatatgtcaataaccacgggttcattgatgcaacgtggttcgagatgtattttcacgacgttacaattctcgttaaaaataataataataataataataaaagcggtaaaaaagttaaaatttgcacataggttcaacatttATTATAATCAGATAAGTAAGCcagatatgacagttgagcgaccgtgctagaaccacggaactcgggaatgcctaacaccttctccctagttaacagaattccttactcggatttctggttcgcggactgtaataaagagtcaatcttttcctcgattcgggattcaaccggtgacttgggacaccaaaaatatcccaagtggcgactctgaattaaataataaatcccgttttgattgtcctctAATTGGAAAACTCCCACTACGCCTCTTTACGTGGGCGCGgtgaaaaagaaggtgtgacagctctggcgactctgctggggatcagaacccagaacttttggttcagggttcagaattcgagcttagataaactGTTAGATTTGGTTTTATGTGATTTTTTTTCATGTTCGGGCTTAATGtactaaatgatgcttttaccgctttgatattatctgaactgtatataaactgtgccgaaacccttctcttcttacctccggggatatgcttactggttgagactccctattctgttagtatcataccctgaaataagaaagaggccggacaagttacaaagccggacgatcccgcgggtccccggtacgttgccccctcctcgactcgagttgtccgctcgggtacacagtctataacaaatacctaggcttcgaacctagaataacatgacttcatgccagatccctagtaggaacgattatttgcatcatgttgtatttgacttaggggactcaacacaggggttgggtccgtctaggactagcaacctgaaacggaaaagaccatcctgatgcatcttacttgctacttgtgcatttgtttgcttcggactttcatgctgaccggcttttgaatatttttgaggaaagagagatagaggtatgagggttaaaaagagttaaatcgcctgttttgaaaaaactagtgtccaaatagtgtcgaaactctgccgaatttttgagaaaatgaaaaaaaaagaaaaaaaagagaaaaagaaaaaaaggggttttgtttatgaaaaatagttttatttgccaatgaaaaagcgtcttgttttcaaaagaagtttgttttatcggcccgaactacacctgtttgattctcaccggatgtgagatacgtaggcaaccctcatcgggtccaacctccccttttggaaaaatagccaaaaatattaaactttaattgtcaacataaataaatcgggtgatgccgtttttgtcaaaaatagccgaatgtccccaaaagggacgaCAGAAGGCcgattttgcataaatagccacctttggtcgttTTAAGATTTCGATCGGTTAATCCATACAGCCTTAAAATCTGCGTTCTCGaaatgctgaaaggccgtatttgcgaaatcgggtttttatttttatttttgggaaaaatgtgtgttaattttattttgagtcaaataaatctTAAATTTTAAACACCCTACTagatgtgcagaatgagcacaagtcagaatttatacgtaacaatagtgaacaagatccctttggagttgcacatgtggtgggatgatttgGGCGGATCAGAGCGCGACACGGTCAagctatacctgggaggcctcactgggtggctgaagattaatcctagggggatatcataaaggctttggttacattttttTGGAACATGGcccacaatgtattccatttctcagattttaaactcacccaaccttagaagaggtagcaggttatatggacattactgaggggctaaggcacaaatatctgattgctctaAGAGCCGTTAATACGCCCTAGTTCATGGatctactgaagataagcaaaggagtcccatacgctgagtCGGATAAAGTTTTTCTACTCTGCAGTTcatgggcatataggagggttcaacgatccAAAAAGCGGGGTTGGCAGCAAAGGAAATCGGACAAAATGGGATAAGCATAAATGATTCGCCTTCATGGTaagcattcttgggcattgtggtgtttctccggaaagatagaaatattgatttaaaggtgGCAGGAGTCGTCAAAACCCTGATTACCAGCAACAAAAGCATGCCTGTCCCATGATGGTATCCAAGATGTGCCGagttctcacagcttgtaaagacgaggcagatttcttcgaggggtACATAAGCGCGAGCAAAACATACGCGACAAATAAAGAGGGACTACGAAAGGGACATCGCTATATTGAGaaaaacaatatccactctcacAGAGTGGATCTttagacaagcccgagatgccagaacaGATAGGAAGCACTGCTATGATCTGatggcccgaatggagaaacagatgaatgagtttcaggattaACTCTTTTACAACGCTCAAGTGCTGGGGatgcggaatcaacaaatagagcgattgcttatggaaaaggacagaatcaagggaagaatcg comes from the Nicotiana sylvestris chromosome 4, ASM39365v2, whole genome shotgun sequence genome and includes:
- the LOC138890471 gene encoding uncharacterized protein, with translation MVTFSDDELPVESTKHNRALYLTIKCEDFVVSKVLVDNGSSANIFPLSTLNKLKVDDERIHKNSTCIRGFDGGGCPWIHAAKAVPSTLHQMVKFEWDRQEIVVHGEDNLCAHSDASLPFIEAEDDKGPWVYQVFETVPIEKVSEGKCVPTPKITSTPIMMAFEMLKNGFVPGKGLGASLQGIIQPMSLPENLGTLGLGFKPTAADVKRALNTRRGHFQSPLRVSPAFPPVKQKLREFKTDMSVKIKEEVIKQIDTKVIRVTRYPMWLANVVPVPKKDGKTRVCVDYRDLNKASPKDNFPLSNIHILIDNCAKHEIGFFVDCYAGYHQILMDEADVEKTAFITPWGTYYYRVMTVGLKNIRATYMREMTTIFHDMIHKEIEVYVDDVIIKSRK